A genomic window from Vagococcus sp. CY52-2 includes:
- a CDS encoding DUF1836 domain-containing protein, with protein MINSITDDLTDFSLPVWDELPDIDVYMDQLVTIIDRYLQPLSENGIPFKPLTPSMVNNYVKLKLIPKPIKKRYSRKHIARIIVITILKQVFDIPSIQQSIDLQTENTNSKDAYNLFCQYLHESLHAFSTQGETIVFNNPETDIAPIRWACITIVSKLFTECALTSTLNMINNKEMVSQHD; from the coding sequence TTGATTAATTCTATTACGGATGATTTAACAGATTTTTCTCTACCTGTATGGGATGAATTACCAGATATTGATGTTTATATGGACCAATTAGTTACTATTATTGATCGATATTTACAACCTTTATCTGAAAATGGCATACCTTTTAAGCCATTAACCCCCTCAATGGTAAATAATTACGTTAAATTAAAGTTAATCCCTAAACCAATCAAAAAAAGATATAGTCGAAAACATATTGCAAGGATTATTGTAATTACTATTTTAAAACAAGTATTTGATATTCCTTCTATTCAACAAAGCATTGATTTACAAACTGAAAATACTAATTCAAAAGATGCTTACAATTTATTTTGTCAGTATCTTCATGAATCACTTCATGCTTTTTCAACACAGGGAGAAACAATTGTATTTAATAATCCCGAAACAGATATCGCCCCTATACGTTGGGCATGTATTACAATTGTGAGTAAATTATTTACAGAATGCGCCCTCACATCTACGCTAAATATGATAAACAATAAGGAGATGGTATCACAACATGACTGA
- a CDS encoding DegV family protein — MTEKMALFVDSGMDLPPEIAALDGVFIVPLSINYSNGSFLDKIDITAAEIYDRLDQEIPTTSLPSLEIIENTIQQIKNEGYTHILAVSISSGLSGTHNALRLLLNGHEDITSHIIDTKSIGIGGGIQAAYLKELIDKHYSFDSLVEIGELLPKKGRIFFSIPTLEYLKKGGRIGLVTSILGTALNLNPVISCNDEGIYYTVTKARGRKKSLQKMIDQLVAFGENSTDYRIGIAYGTCQEEAELVKKTIEEKLPHATVIYFNDVSPVLGVHTGPDVIGVTILDLN; from the coding sequence ATGACTGAAAAAATGGCATTATTTGTTGATTCCGGAATGGACTTACCACCAGAAATCGCAGCACTAGATGGTGTATTTATTGTTCCTTTAAGTATTAATTATTCAAATGGGAGCTTCTTGGATAAAATCGATATCACAGCCGCTGAAATTTATGACCGATTAGATCAAGAAATCCCCACAACGTCTCTTCCCTCACTTGAAATTATTGAAAATACTATTCAGCAAATAAAAAATGAAGGATACACACACATATTAGCTGTATCTATTTCTAGTGGCTTAAGTGGGACTCACAATGCATTAAGATTATTATTAAATGGTCATGAAGATATCACCTCTCACATTATTGATACGAAAAGTATTGGTATTGGTGGTGGGATACAAGCTGCTTACTTAAAAGAATTAATTGACAAACACTATTCATTTGATTCTCTTGTTGAAATTGGAGAATTGTTACCTAAAAAAGGTCGGATCTTTTTTAGTATTCCGACTCTTGAATATTTAAAAAAAGGTGGAAGAATTGGTTTAGTTACTTCTATTTTAGGGACAGCTTTAAACCTTAACCCAGTGATTTCATGTAATGATGAAGGGATTTACTATACGGTGACAAAAGCTCGTGGTAGAAAAAAAAGTTTACAAAAAATGATTGACCAATTAGTCGCTTTTGGTGAAAATAGTACAGACTACCGCATAGGCATTGCATATGGAACCTGTCAAGAGGAAGCTGAACTTGTCAAAAAAACAATTGAGGAAAAATTACCACATGCTACAGTTATTTATTTTAATGACGTCAGTCCTGTATTAGGGGTTCACACTGGTCCAGACGTCATTGGTGTCACTATTTTAGATTTAAATTAA
- the rpsT gene encoding 30S ribosomal protein S20: MPNIESAIKRARTSKIANESNSAKLSKMRTAMKKFEKAVEENADNQQELLVAATREIDMVSAKGLIHQNKANREKSRLAKKIAK, encoded by the coding sequence ATGCCAAATATCGAATCTGCTATCAAACGTGCTCGCACTAGCAAGATTGCAAACGAGTCTAACTCTGCAAAATTAAGCAAAATGCGTACTGCTATGAAGAAATTTGAAAAAGCTGTAGAAGAAAATGCTGATAATCAACAAGAATTATTAGTTGCTGCTACACGCGAAATTGATATGGTTAGTGCAAAAGGATTAATCCATCAAAACAAAGCAAACCGTGAAAAATCACGTTTAGCTAAAAAAATCGCAAAATAA
- the holA gene encoding DNA polymerase III subunit delta: MSFQKEIAKIKEKKFDSVYVLLGKERYLTNQFKQQLIASGMEEEEQSFNLMTFDMKQDLLDNVMIEAQTIPFFGERKIIFIQEPYFLTGEKKKTDVEHNLNTLLDYLDEPSPSTILVFLAPYDKLDERKKIVKKLKKEATLIDVSDMTNRLAQQYVSDTIKNEGYEISKEAFEEFIYLTNANLSQMMNELDKLFLVATESKKITKEMVKQLIPRSLEHSIFDLLKYILANQKEQSLALYNELLLQGEDPIKINAILISQFRLLLQVKIMAERHYQQSNMIDVLKIHPYRIKLSLQEAKKFDLKTLGAIFDYLVENDYKMKSGYMDANLLFELFLMKQFK, translated from the coding sequence GTGAGTTTTCAAAAAGAAATCGCAAAAATTAAAGAAAAAAAATTTGATTCTGTTTATGTCCTATTGGGAAAAGAGCGGTATCTTACTAATCAATTTAAACAACAATTAATCGCATCTGGCATGGAAGAAGAAGAGCAATCTTTTAACTTGATGACTTTTGATATGAAGCAAGACTTGTTAGATAACGTTATGATAGAAGCACAAACGATTCCTTTTTTTGGAGAAAGAAAGATTATCTTCATTCAAGAACCATACTTTTTGACAGGTGAAAAGAAAAAGACAGATGTTGAACATAATTTAAATACATTATTAGACTATCTTGATGAGCCTTCCCCATCAACGATATTAGTGTTTTTAGCACCTTATGATAAGTTAGACGAACGTAAGAAAATAGTAAAAAAATTAAAAAAAGAAGCAACACTGATTGATGTTTCGGATATGACGAATCGTTTGGCACAACAATATGTTTCAGATACGATAAAAAATGAAGGCTACGAGATAAGCAAAGAGGCGTTTGAAGAATTTATTTATTTGACGAATGCTAATCTTAGCCAAATGATGAATGAATTAGATAAATTGTTTTTGGTAGCAACTGAATCAAAAAAAATAACCAAAGAGATGGTTAAACAACTCATCCCAAGGTCACTAGAACATAGTATTTTTGACTTACTGAAGTATATTTTAGCTAATCAAAAAGAGCAATCATTGGCTTTATATAATGAATTATTACTACAAGGAGAAGACCCTATTAAAATTAACGCTATTTTAATTAGTCAGTTTCGTTTGTTGTTACAAGTGAAAATAATGGCAGAAAGGCATTATCAACAAAGTAATATGATTGATGTGTTGAAAATCCATCCCTATAGAATAAAACTATCACTACAAGAAGCAAAAAAATTTGATTTAAAAACACTAGGTGCTATTTTTGATTATTTAGTCGAAAATGATTATAAGATGAAATCAGGTTATATGGATGCTAATTTGTTGTTTGAACTCTTTTTAATGAAACAATTTAAATAA